One Setaria italica strain Yugu1 chromosome I, Setaria_italica_v2.0, whole genome shotgun sequence DNA window includes the following coding sequences:
- the LOC101784357 gene encoding cytosolic Fe-S cluster assembly factor NBP35: MENGGGGGGRGDVPDDANEHCPGTQSEDAGKADACAGCPNQQICATAPKGPDPDVVAIVERMATVKHKILVLSGKGGVGKSTFSAQLSFALAEMEHQVGLLDIDICGPSIPKMLGLEGQDIHQSNLGWSPVYVESNLGVMSIGFMLPNPDDAVIWRGPRKNGLIKQFLKDVDWGEIDYLVVDAPPGTSDEHISIVQYLQATGIDGAIIVTTPQQVSLIDVRKEINFCKKVGVPVLGVVENMSGLRQPLSDLRFVKSGESGEADATEWVLNCIREKAPELLSVVACSEVFDSSKGGAEKMCIEMGVPFLGKVPMDPQLCKAAEEGRSCFADQKCSASAPALQSIVKKFIKPE; the protein is encoded by the exons ATggagaacggcggcggcggcggcggcagaggcgacGTGCCCGACGACGCCAACGAGC ATTGCCCTGGTACGCAGTCGGAGGATGCGGGGAAGGCAGATGCCTGCGCCGGATGCCCCAACCAGCAGATTTGCGCCACTGCCCCCAAGGGTCCTGATCCAG ATGTGGTTGCTATTGTTGAGCGGATGGCTACGGTGAAACACAAGATACTGGTTCTGTCTGGAAAGGGAGGGGTTGGAAAGAGCACATTCTCAGCCCAGCTCTCATTTGCCCTAGCTGAAATGGAGCATCAGGTTGGCCTTCTTGACATAGATATCTGTGGCCCTAGCATCCCAAAAATGTTGGGCCTGGAGGGTCAGGATATACATCAAAGCAACCTTGGGTGGTCACCAGTCTATGTTGAGTCCAACCTTGGTGTCATGTCAATTGGTTTCATGCTGCCTAACCCAGATGACGCCGTCATATGGAGGGGTCCCCGCAAGAATGGACTGATCAAGCAGTTCTTAAAGGATGTTGACTGGGGGGAGATTGACTATCTTGTAGTGGATGCACCTCCAGGAACATCTGATGAACACATCTCGATTGTGCAGTACCTCCAGGCCACAGGAATCGATGGTGCGATAATCGTCACAACTCCGCAGCAGGTCTCTCTAATCGATGTGAGGAAGGAGATAAACTTCTGCAAGAAGGTGGGAGTCCCAGTCTTGGGTGTTGTGGAGAACATGAGTGGGCTGAGGCAGCCACTTTCTGATCTCAGGTTCGTGAAGTCAGGTGAGTCAGGCGAGGCAGACGCTACAGAGTGGGTGCTGAACTGCATCAGGGAGAAAGCCCCTGAGCTTCTGTCGGTTGTGGCATGCAGCGAGGTGTTTGACAGCAGCAAGGGCGGGGCAGAGAAAATGTGCATCGAAATGGGAGTCCCTTTCCTTGGTAAGGTGCCCATGGATCCGCAGCTGTGCAAGGCGGCTGAGGAAGGGAGATCGTGCTTTGCTGATCAGAAGTGCAGTGCCAGTGCTCCAGCTCTTCAGAGCATCGTGAAGAAGTTCATCAAGCCCGAGTGA
- the LOC101783950 gene encoding glucose-6-phosphate 1-dehydrogenase, cytoplasmic isoform produces MSGRSSVSSPFSGENSFSSLSSFKDLGLSSESGCLSIVVLGASGDLAKKKTFPALFHLFQQGFLQSEEVHIFGYARSNLSDDGLRERIRGYLKGSDEHLSQFLQLIKYVSGSYDRGEGFELLNKAISEYETSKNNESGSYRRLFYLALPPSVYPSVCKMIRSYCMNPSSHAGWTRVIVEKPFGKDLDSAEELSAELGKLFEEEQLYRIDHYLGKELVQNLLVLRFANRLFLPLWNRDNIANVQIVFKEDFGTEGRGGYFDQYGIIRDIIQNHLLQVFCLVAMEKPVSLKPEHIRDEKVKVLQSVEPIKHEEVVIGQYDGYKDDPTVPDDSNTPTYASVVLRVHNERWEGVPFILKAGKALNSRKAEIRVQFKDAPGDIFRCKKQGRNEFVIRLQPSEAMYMKLTVKKPGLEMATEQSELDLSYGMRYQDVKIPEAYERLILDTIRGDQQHFVRRDELRAAWEIFTPLLHDIDAGKLKSVPYQPGTRGPQEADDMSRRMGYVQTHGYIWVPPTLAKF; encoded by the exons ATGTCAGGACGCTCATCTGTATCTTCCCCATTTTCTGGGGAAAATAGCTTCAGCTCTCTGTCAAGTTTCAAGGACCTTGGACTATCTTCAGAGTCCGGTTGCTTGTCCATTGTTGTACTAGGTGCTTCTGGAGACCTTGCTAAGAAGAAAACTTTCCCAGCACTCTTTCACCTTTTTCAGCAG GGATTTCTGCAATCTGAAGAAGTCCATATATTTGGGTATGCCAGATCAAATCTTTCTGATGATGGATTAAGAGAACGCATCCGTGG ATACCTCAAAGGTTCAGATGAACATCTTTCTCAATTTTTGCAGCTA ATTAAATATGTTAGTGGTTCCTATGATCGTGGGGAAGGATTTGAGTTATTAAACAAGGCAATCTCTGAGTATGAAACATCAAAAAACAATGAATCGGGAAGCTATCGCAGACTATTTTATTTGGCATTGCCTCCATCAGTCTACCCATCCGTATGCAAAATGATAAGATCATATTGCATGAATCCGT CTTCACATGCTGGTTGGACAAGAGTTATTGTTGAAAAGCCCTTTGGAAAGGATTTGGACTCTGCAGAGGAACTGAGTGCCGAACTTGGAAAGCTGTTTGAAGAAGAACAACTCTACAGAATTGACCACTATTTAGGAAAAGAGCTGGTTCAAAACTTG CTCGTGCTTCGTTTTGCAAACCGCTTATTTTTGCCTCTCTGGAATCGTGATAATATTGCTAATGTACAG ATCGTATTTAAGGAGGACTTTGGAACCGAGGGACGTGGAGGATATTTTGATCAATATGG TATCATTCGTGATATCATTCAGAATCATTTGTTGCAG GTCTTCTGTTTGGTGGCTATGGAAAAGCCTGTCTCTCTTAAACCCGAGCACATTAGAGATGAAAAAGTCAAG GTTCTGCAATCAGTGGAGCCTATAAAGCATGAAGAGGTAGTCATTGGACAATATGATGGCTACAAGGATGACCCTACTGTGCCAGATGACTCCAACACCCCTACTTATGCATCTGTTGTACTGAGGGTACACAATGAAAGATGGGAGG GAGTTCCATTCATTCTCAAGGCTGGTAAAGCTCTAAATTCTAGGAAAGCAGAGATACGTGTGCAATTCAAGGATGCTCCTGGTGACATTTTTAGAT GCAAGAAACAAGGAAGGAATGAGTTTGTTATACGCCTGCAGCCATCAGAAGCCATGTATATGAAGTTAACA GTCAAGAAACCTGGACTGGAAATGGCAACTGAACAAAGCGAACTGGATCTATCCTACGGGATGCGGTACCAAGATGTAAAAATCCCAGAAGCATATGAGCGTCTTATCTTGGACAC GATAAGAGGTGATCAGCAGCACTTTGTTCGCCGAGATGAACTGAGG GCTGCATGGGAGATCTTCACTCCTTTGCTTCACGACATCGATGCTGGCAAGCTGAAGTCCGTTCCATACCAACCAGGAACCCGAGGACCACAGGAGGCCGATGATATGAGCAGGAGGATGGGGTATGTGCAGACCCATGGCTACATATGGGTGCCGCCAACCCTCGCTAAGTTTTAG
- the LOC101784757 gene encoding anthocyanidin 3-O-glucoside 6''-O-acyltransferase, translating to MSSRVRVVSVSHVLPAAGADEAAPAGGSPHHQPLPDDRVLKLSFMDCLFVGVLPMQRLFVYEGPGVPPFPCLVRSLRSSLAAALGDFLPLAGKLSYRPSAGDLVVDCSPAAVYPGVRFVEAQYDGSIGDMRRLACGEEHDPEDLLRLGPELEVGRLPAPVLAVQVTRPAAGDGGAVVGVSIHHAVADGHSVWQFMRAWSAVARSASSQSLVPPPTFDRAAIQHPEAEELTRRFLRTIAPALPTVRPPPASRPTLELAQRRRSFLIRRDQIHSLKQRVMEQSVAISEPLEKLPSTYVAVSSLVWTSIVRAKALDHGGGGGGDDDDTCYFLVPVDCRRRLLPGVGEGYFGNCLSLSFAKAAARDLTKPDAGMAHAAAAIRDAAREKLANPLRGAERWAEVYAGIPRERFTPTGSSNRFMAYDDTDMGWGAPSRVELVSSPSGRGMVLLLGAPNGGVQVTVELDHAHMDHFAANFLQV from the exons ATGAGCTCCCGAGTGCGAGTTGTCAGCGTCAGCCATGTCCTACCAGCTGCCGGAGCAGATGAAGCCGCCCCAGCAGGCGGCTCACCTCATCATCAACCACTCCCTGACGACCGCGTTCTGAAGCTCTCCTTCATGGACTGCTTGTTCGTCGGGGTGTTGCCCATGCAGCGGCTCTTCGTCTACGAAGGCCCCGGCGTCCCGCCCTTCCCGTGCCTCGTCCGGTCCCTGCggtcctccctcgccgccgcgctcggtgACTTCCTCCCGCTCGCCGGTAAGCTCTCCTACCGCCCGTCAGCAGGCGACCTCGTCGTGGACTGTTCGCCGGCCGCCGTCTACCCTGGAGTTAGGTTCGTGGAGGCCCAGTACGACGGCAGCATCGGCGATATGCGCCGCCTCGCCTGTGGCGAGGAGCACGACCCGGAGGACTTGCTGCGGCTCGGGCCCGAGCTTGAGGTCGGCCGCCTCCCCGCCCCGGTGCTCGCCGTGCAGGTCActcggccggccgccggtgatGGAGGCGCGGTGGTCGGGGTGTCCATCcaccacgccgtcgccgacggccaTTCGGTGTGGCAGTTCATGAGGGCATGGTCTGCCGTAGCGCGGTCGGCGTCGTCCCAAAGCctcgtgccgccgccgacgttCGACCGGGCGGCGATTCAGCACCCGGAAGCGGAGGAGCTGACGCGCAGGTTCTTGCGCACGATTGCGCCGGCGCTGCCTACG gtcaggccgccgccggcgtcccgcCCCACGCTGGAGCTGGCCCAGCGGCGAAGGAGCTTTCTGATACGCCGCGATCAGATCCACTCGTTGAAGCAGCGCGTAATGGAACAGAGCGTTGCCATCAGCGAGCCGCTGGAAAAACTTCCAAGCACCTATGTCGCGGTGTCGTCGTTAGTGTGGACGTCCATCGTGCGCGCTAAGGCGCtggaccacggcggcggcggcggcggcgacgacgacgacacctgCTACTTCCTGGTGCCTGTGGACTGCCGGCGCCGCCTGCTACCGGGCGTCGGCGAAGGCTACTTCGGGAACTGCCTCTCTCTGTCGTTTGCGAAGGCCGCCGCGCGTGACCTGACGAAACCCGACGCCGGGATGGCGCACGCGGCCGCGGCCATCCGCGACGCCGCCCGCGAGAAGCTGGCGAACCCGCTGCGGGGTGCCGAGCGGTGGGCCGAGGTCTACGCGGGGATCCCCCGCGAGAGGTTCACGCCGACGGGGTCGTCCAACCGCTTCATGGCGTACGACGACACGGACATGGGTTGGGGCGCGCCGAGCCGGGTTGAGCTCGTGTCGTCGCCGTCCGGCAGGGggatggtgctgctgctgggtgCGCCGAACGGCGGCGTGCAGGTGACCGTGGAGCTCGACCACGCGCACATGGACCACTTCGCGGCAAACTTCCTGCAGGTTTGA